In one Balaenoptera ricei isolate mBalRic1 chromosome 20, mBalRic1.hap2, whole genome shotgun sequence genomic region, the following are encoded:
- the WRAP53 gene encoding telomerase Cajal body protein 1 isoform X2, protein MDKNTDPELMPPTPDGDDPPGVSADPMAVSAVSQELEEGDPASLSIPLETGFGIPSGLSPRVEEQELSENVSLPAEETNRPELGPGEDVEGVSEEPAPEDEGYTVWNYSFSQVPRFLSGSWSEFSTQPENFLKGCKWAPDGSCILTNSADNILRIYNLPPELYNEGEQLEYAEMAPVLRMVEGDTIYDYCWYSLMSSAQPDTSYVASSSRENPIHIWDAFTGELRASFRSYNHLDELTAAHSLCFSPDGSQLFCGFNRTVRIFSTSRPGRDCEVRATFAKKQGQSGIISCIAFSPTQPLYACGSYGCSLGLYTWDDGSPLALLGGHQGGITHLCFHPDGNRFFSGARKDAELLCWDLRQPGRPLWSLSREVTTNQRIYFDLDPSGQFLVSGSTSGAVSVWDTGGAGHEGKPEPVLSFLPQKDCTNGVSLHPSLPLLATGSGQRVFPEPTESGDEGEEEVDLPLLSMRHVHLECQLQLWWCGGGPDTSVPDAHQDEKGQGGTEGGGREFI, encoded by the exons CCATTCCCCTGGAAACAGGGTTTGGTATTCCTAGTGGGTTGAGCCCTCGAGTCGAAGAGCAAGAACTTTCTGAAAATGTGAGCCTTCCTGCAGAAGAAACGAACAGGCCAGAGTTGGGGCCCGGAGAAGACGTGGAAGGTGTGTCTGAGGAACCCGCTCCAGAGGATGAGGGATACAC CGTCTGGAACTACAGCTTCTCCCAGGTACCTCGGTTTCTCAGCGGTTCCTGGTCAGAGTTCAGCACCCAACCTGAGAACTTCTTGAAAGGCTGTAAGTG GGCCCCTGATGGTTCCTGCATCTTGACCAATAGTGCTGATAACATCCTGCGGATTTATAACCTGCCCCCAGAGCTGTACAATGAGGGGGAGCAGCTGGAATATGCAGAAATG GCCCCCGTCCTTCGAATGGTGGAAGGCGACACCATCTATGATTACTGCTGGTATTCTCTGATGTCTTCAGCCCAACCAGACACCTCCTA CGTGGCCAGCAGCAGCCGGGAGAACCCGATTCACATCTGGGATGCCTTCACTGGAGAGCTCCGGGCTTCCTTTCGCTCCTACAACCACCTG GACGAGCTGACGGCAGCCCACTCGCTCTGCTTCTCCCCGGATGGCTCCCAGCTCTTCTGTGGCTTCAACCGGACTGTGCGTATCTTCTCCACGTCCCGGCCCGGCCGCGACTGTGAGGTCCGAGCCACGTTTG CAAAAAAGCAGGGCCAGAGCGGCATCATCTCCTGCATAGCCTTCAGTCCAACCCAGCCCCTCTATGCCTGTGGCTCCTACGGGTGCTCCCTGGGTCTGTACACCTGGGATGATGGCTCCCCTCTTGCCTTGCTGGGAGGGCACCAAGGGGGCATCACCCACCTCTGTTTCCACCCCGATGGGAATCGCTTCTTTTCAGGAGCCCGTAAG GATGCCGAGCTTCTGTGCTGGGATCTCCGGCAGCCTGGGCGTCCACTGTGGTCCCTGAGTCGTGAAGTGACCACCAATCAGCGCATCTACTTTGATCTGGACCC gAGCGGGCAGTTCCTAGTGAGCGGCAGCACTAGTGGGGCTGTCTCTGTGTGGGACACTGGCGGGGCTGGGCATGAGGGGAAGCCGGAGCCAGTGCTGAGTTTCCTGCCCCAGAAGGACTGCACCAATGGAGTGAG CCTGCACCCTAGTCTGCCTCTGCTGGCCACTGGCTCCGGTCAGCGTGTGTTTCCGGAGCCCACGGAGAGTGGGgacgagggggaggaggaggtggacctTCCCCTGCTCTCCATGCGCCACGTCCACCTTGAATGTCAGCTTCAGCTCTGGTGGTGTGGGGGCGGCCCGGATACCAGTGTCCCTGATGCTCACCAGGACGAGAAGGgacagggagggacagagggaggtgGGCGTGAGTTTATATAA